The Procambarus clarkii isolate CNS0578487 chromosome 92, FALCON_Pclarkii_2.0, whole genome shotgun sequence genomic interval tggtgtggtgtgtgtggtgtggtgtggtgtggtgtggtgtggtgtgtggtgtgtgtgtgtgtgtgtgtgtgtgtgtgtgtgaagaattaAAAACAAAGCCCAGATAGGAAATTTACATTTAGGTTTATTTTAACGTAGAAATGTACTTATTTGGGGTTGATTCATTATAGTTCCTACACCCTGTTCAACTGTATTGTAGGTTGAAGCTCTTTTTGAGTACATTTCACTGCAAATTGTCTTTTAAAGGAAGACTACCGTTAAATCTATGAAGCTTTGGCTGTgagttttattctagcattgcttGATGACCTATAAACTTATGCGATTACAACCTCCCTGATAAGTTTACTCTTAAAATATCCTGGGTACACACAGGCTGACCTGTACGCAGGAGCACTGTTCATCCAGCAGACGCTGAACAAGCAGGGTACAGAGTGGATGTACATCAGCATCCTCATCCTACTGGCCATAGCCTCCATCTTTACCATCACTGGTGGTCTCTCGGCTGTTATCTGGACGGACTTTGTCCAGACCATCCTTATGGTCGTTGGCGCCTGTATTCTCATGGGCATGTGTAAGTACTGaatttttgtatttattatttgtgtttgtaggatcgagctattagctcttggcccccgcctttctaaccaatctatttttcctcttatgtcaacaacatatatattgacacacacgcgcgcacacacatcccaaagaagcagcccgtagcagctgtaactcccaggtacctatttactgctaggtaacaggagcatcagggtgaaataaactctgcctattttgtttctgccatcaccggggatcgaacccagaccctaggattacgagtccagagcgctgtcccctCAGCTATCAAGtctccctctgtgtgtgtgtgtgtgtgtgtgtgtgtgtgtgtgtgtgtgtgtgtgtgtgtgttaaatgttCTATTAAACAGTTTGCAGCCTAGCTTCGGCTCATCGCGTATTGTCTGTTATTGCCAAGTGTTTATAAGACCAACAATTTGTACCTCAAGCCATACATACACCCCTAACTCCGTCAACACTAATGCCACAGACAACGGCCCTAACAAGCGAAATGATGATCACAGTCGCCAATCTAATTCATGTTAGCTTCTGGCCTTACTTTACTGGTTGTAACACTAACATTGTATTTATAACCTAAATAATGTCATCAATCAGAAGACTTTGGCACATAACCACATAACTTATTAGTTTGTGTTCTTAAAATAGCCACCTAACGTTCACAGCTAATACAATGCAACTATTCAATAAAAGCATTACTATTCATAACGCTACTTTACTAATGTCCCTAGTTGCAAACAAATCTAGTTTTCATGCTAACCTTACTAACACACCTCTGGGCGCGGTTCTCCGAAGCCTTCAGTGCCGTCGGCGGGTACGAGGCGCTGACGGAGGATTACTTCTACGCCGTACCCAACATCACCAGGTACTCCTTCTTCGATAACACCACCAACTGCGGAGAGCCTCCGGCCTACGCCATGCACTTCTTCAGATCCGCTAAACCCGGGGAGTCAGACCTGCCCTGGCCTGGCATGATCTTCGGCATCACCATCTCCGGCATCTGGTACTGGTGTACTGACCAGGTGAATGTTTCATAGTCTTGGGTTCAGTAGAAGGAGAGCTTTGCTGAGGATTTGCTGTCTAGTTTGGCAGGGCCGACATGAGGGCGTGAACGTCTTCACAGTTTGTGTATGGGTTTCTATAAGCATTTCTGGGTTTAtaattttgttttcattagattacgtTATCTTTTCGATGATATTGTCTGCTTATTgcttattgtgtatatatttaggAAGTCCCCTCGACACACGTCAGTGCTAATGTTGAATAACCATGCCAAACACTTCTCGGCTGTAAAATGAATAATGCACCTTCGGCTGTCGCTGTTCCGAAAAAAAAAACGCTTCCTAAATGTCCAGAACACAACATGTCTGCATGTCCTAGatactttttatatatatgtcccgCTACATGTCCTGGATACTTCATACATGTCCCGACTCAGAAACAAACTTTTTCTCCCGTTTTCTGTAACTCCACATACGCACGTCACTGTCATATCTCCTGTAGCCATCAGCGAGGTGGGGGGCTACGACAGGATGGTCACAGACTACTTCCACGCCGTGCCATCCAAGGTCATCTACGACAAGAACGGCGAGGTCTGCCCTAACAGTATACCCCCAGCCTATGCCATGAATCTCTTCCGCCCCATCACAGGGTCCGACCTGCCCTGGCCGGGTGTGGTGTTCGGCTCCGCCCTCGGCTCCATCTGGTACTGGTGTACCGACCAGGTATATCTAAAACTCTTACCAAAGTATCCCAGACGTGCTCTACTAATTATACTAATTAGTGTGTTATGCTAATGATCTTGTGCTAACTGATGTAGACTATGGACGTGCTCTAATTATACACAAGTACACAGAGAAATGACACCAAAgtgagatagatatatatatctatcagaAAATCCACCAGGGCAGTGAGTGGGGCGCTAACCTACGACCATTGTCAACCGCAATGCCTTATATAAAAATGATATCtctttgtggggttcagtccctgagcgcattatgtgcctctaaccctttccactaccgcccacaagatgggtatggggtgcataataaatcaaCTAACCTAACAAACTCTTATACACGGGTATATTATACTAGTGATATGCTATGAGTGTCTCTAAAACTTCATTATTGTGAGGTGTTGGGATCGAATTGTCGAAATCCCAATACATTTAAAATAGGTTTGTGCTGTAAGTGCTTTTATGCTGTGTAATCCAACTGGATACTTTGATTTTTCCAGGTGTCAGTCTCAGCATgacctgttgtcaggtgcgacacacttaaTTCTCTGAGATCTGACCGAGGACAAGAAATAATTTTGGAGAAGACCTATGGATATATTCATCTATATCACTAAAACACGGCGGTACATTATATGTACagttaaagatatatatatatactaagacACTGTACTTGTATGTACAGTAatatatacaccacaacactatgtaTATGCCAATAAGATGGCCGCTACTCGTCAGTCGATTCAACTTTTAAGGATCATCTACTTTTCGGACTGGGTCCAATAATCCAGAACAGCGGTAGATTTCAAGGACGTCATACGGAGTCGACCATGCCACTACGTCCTAAGGTCCGTGTCGCTGGAGATGTGGAACACGCTGTCACAGTTGGGGCAAACTGGTCACATACACACACGACGACGGCATGTCGAACGAATGGGATCGAGTAGAGTACTCCTCAGTTCATGCTCTGACCAACACTCATTGCCTTGCCTGGtgattctgattggctaacagaattcccgccaccagacgagccacaccgtgctgaccgttaacgaccttcACGGTCGTTAACCTCCCTGTAATATTTAAAGTATTACTATTAAATAACAGTGCCATTTTTTTATGCGACGCAATAACACGATAAGGCATTCCGTAACATATTATGTATAATGATCAGATATTTGAGTAAAAGTCGTATGAACATTCACATAGCTGGACATCAATTATAATCTGAGGAACCTATACGTATCTAATGGTTAGTTTCGTCATCTTTAATCAGGTCCTTTCGAGTGATCACAACGTCACAAAAATGATGTTCTAAATTggtcgaacctaacctaacctaaccaacacttaGAAAAAGTGAATGTccgctatgatttatagtacatccTATTTTGTTCGTTGGGGGATTTGGACgtgaaaatgcaaattattagtgGAAAGGACAGGTTGCCTGCCTTCTAATACTGTACAATTAACATCGTTGTTACTGAAGTTTGGGGCTTTGCGTTACTGTTGTTTGGGGCTTTGCGTTACTGTTGTTTGGGGCTTTGCGTTACTGATGTTTGGGGCTTTGCGTTACTGTTTATGTTTTGCTGGAGTTTGTAGATATTGGTTTTTGTTTACATATAACAGTTTCTCTTTAAAACTTTTGTTATTGCAAAATTTCCTACACTAAGGAAATTTACCGTACCTCTCCATCTTAAAATACATTACCCATCTTCATTAGTGTATTaacatgtatactgtatatatacaatgTAAGTAAAAAAAATTTTTAATAAATTACCATATTGTAACATGAAAATTCTGCACATTTTGGTCTTATAAACTCTCATTGGGACGCTTTAAATCACGACTTCATTAAAATCATACAATTTGATAGAAATACAGGACTAGGCTACAAGGCCATTCTTCCAACTCTTGTGTTATCAATTCTTGTGTTATAATGAATCAATTATTTCGGTGTATATTGAGGCATACAACTTACACACATTTCTTTAACAACCCATTAGAGGCAAATGTGACAGGTTGATTGCCATATCAACATTGCCTTCCCTTGATTTAATCAGAAATTTAGAAGGAGAATGTTTTCCTATTATTTCTCGAGAAAAAGAAATATGTTTTATATATTAAAAGTCAGTTAATATACAACTGGTTGGAAACTTTTGCCACATATAAgcaaaacaaaaaaattataccTACCCATGAAAAAAGATTAATGTTCGCACCTACTGGACTACATTTCACTTGTTGTTGTCGGAAATGCTATATAAAAAAGGAGTTAAGTCACgttcaggcatttcccctctcccttctcctcccaCTTTCCGATACACATTTTACCTATCACTCCACGCTGTAGGTTTCTTTTTTGCCTAAAGATCAAAGTTAGTCGATTGGAATTAAACTGTATTGCTTGCTAATCATGCGCGCGAACAGGCTTTTGAAAATAAAGAATGTTACACATCTTTAACTCTGATCTCAGAGCGTGTACtaggatatatattatatatatgtatataaatgtcAGGTGAGCAAGTGGGGATTATTGTTTACCAGGTCATAGTGCAGAGGACCCTCTCGAGCAAGAACATGACCCATGCTAAGGCCGGGTGCATCTTGGCCGCTGTGCTCAAGTTCCTGCCGTTGTTCATCCTGGTGTTCCCAGGAATGGCCTCAAGGATCCTCTACACTGACAAGGTGGCCTGTGTCGACCCACATGAGTGCGAGAAGTACTGTGGCAGTTCAACCGGATGCACTAATATTGCCTACGTTCAACTCGTTCTTAACCTGCTGCCTACAGGTTAgtttatgcacatcaacatacttCACAAATATTGTATTTCTGTATTCTACACAAGTCATTCACATGTACAAGATCCTGTATATATTTTATGAAGTTTTCTCACTTTATTTCACGATTAAAACTAAAGCAAACGAAGAATTACACAAATTATCCCATCAAATTTCTAACTCGAGTCATGCGGACGTTAATTTTCATTCAATATTGAAGCCAGCGTCATGGGCAGTGTAAATGAATTCACGTCAAAAGCTTAcctttttctgtttattgttaagtGAAGATGATGTCAGCCCTCATGTTCTCTCTCACCTCCAGGACTGTCCGGGCTGATGCTTGCAGTGATGATGGCAGCCCTCATGTTCTCTCTCACCTCCAGGACTGTCCGGGCTGATGCTTGCAGTGATGATGGCAGCCCTCATGTTCTCTCTCACCTCCAGGACTGTCCGGGCTGATGCTTGCAGTGATGATGTTTGCCCTCATGTTCTCTCTCACCTCCAGAACTGTCCGGGCTGATGCTTGCAGTGATGATGTTTGCCCTCATGTTCTCTCTCGCCTCCAGGACTGTCCGGGCTGATGCTTGCAGTGATGATGGCAGCCCTCATGTCCTCTCTCACCTCCATCTTCAACTCCTCCTCCACCATTTTCACCATCGACATCTGGACGAGGATTCACAGGAAAGCGACGGACGTGGAACTGTTGATCGTGGGTCGAGTGTTcgtgttggtgatggtagtggtgtccgTCATCTGGATCCCCGTCATCCAGTGAGCTCTATATCACTATCTAAAAATAACAATGTTAAATCAATAATTACAATTTGTGTACAAGATACAATGTTACCGAAATATTTTCCACTCTAAAAACACTCATTTGAGCGTCTGTTGTCCCACAGAAATTCCGCAAACTCTCAATTGTTTGTTTACATCCAGAGTATATCTTCCTTCTTGTCGCCTCCCATCTGCGCCATCTACCTCCTGGCAATCTTCTGGGAACGAACCAACGAACCTGTAAGTCGCATCAATAGCCTAACTACTCCAATAAACCTCTAAGACACATCAATAGCCTAGCTACTTCCTTTTGCACAACACATTAGTCCATTCGTGTAAATGCCTAATGCCTAGTCCAGCTGAATCTGCATTTACTAAATTATACCCGAGGCCAAAGATCTACAAATGCTATTTAAATTATTACATGGACTAAAAGGTCCTTAGAAATCTCTCAAGAAATATTTATATTTCTCAAACGACTAGACGAATCCTGCAGTTATATCTGAAACCAATTACCCTAATAATGCTCTACAAAAGAAATCAAATAATTACCGTACTGTAGTTCATGGCTCATGTAAACCGTAATTATTTTAAAAGCGCGGGAAGTTGGCGTTGCTGATGATAAAATGTCCTCCTTGCAGGGAGCCTTCTGGGGCCTTTTCGTCGGGTTGGTAATTGGCCTAATACGCTTCGTGCTGGAGTACGCCTTTGTCGTCCCCGGATGTGGAGGTATTTTGACTATATATTGACATATAACCTTAGGAAAAAAAGGCTTGAACATTACCAAGGTGAGGTTCAAAATATATCATTCTGAAAGCCTACATCAACATTTTAAGTTTGATTAGTGTGCGCGCGAGCCTCAACAAAATGATACTTATAATTATGATGCGTATATACGTGTGCTAAATAAAATTTGTTTCTTTTACAGATGAAAATAAGGACCATCGGCCCGAGTGGATCAAGATTATCGTGGGGAACGTTCACTATCTCCACTTTGGGTGTATTTTGTTCGTAATCGTCATGATGGTGACCGTGGCTGTATCCTACCTCACCGAACCCAtacccaagaaatgtgtaagttgcaatgagagagagagagagagagagagagagagagagagagagagagaagtgaggaGGTAAGGTAATTAGCAGAACAGAGAACTAGGCTAGTATGACTATAACACTTGAAAGGGATACGAGGACACTTAAGGAACTGGGATATAAAGTTGTGgtaaaggaacggtgcccaatcacttggaccatcggggatcgaacgccgacgagagaaagcgagagaaaaAGAAAGCGATAAAAGGGGGAAACGAGAAGTATAATAAACATGACATTCATCAGCATATGACGGGAGGGCAAGAAAGTCTACACCCCCGCCACTCCATGTTCTTAAAACGACTCAGTTTTAATCTTTTTCCCCACCTCAGCTACACCGGCTAACCTTCAGCAGCCGCCACAGTCAAGAGGTCCGAGTGTCCATCAGGGAATGGAGGAATGAGAAGAACTTCATAGGCGACAAAATCGAACTTCAACCTAGAGCCGATGAAAATATCATCCACACAGCTAGAAGTCAAGCCACGGGAGGTAGAGATTTACTAACGATTTCCATTCCCTATCCTATTAACGAATTATTATTAGTCTTTATTGAGAAGAATAAAACGAATGAATTTACTGTAACAATCCTTTGTCATTGAGGTTAAAAGTGTATTTGCGTGTCCGCCAGACCTGCCTTCTTGGAGGAGGTGTATTAACTGCGTGTGTGGGGTCGAGACGCAGAACATAGGAACCCCTCAAGACCCCCCGGCTGATGAAGACACTCCAGAGGAGAAGGCCAGAAAGGCAGCAGAGTTCCTGGAGGAAAACAGACCTTGGACGAAGTAAGTATGCAATTATATGCATGTACAGGATCCCTGTACATGCATATGCATGtacagggatcctgtacgccagcagagtgctcatggcagtatgggttcgagtcacttctggggtgtgagttttcagttacatatagtcctggggaccattcaggcttgttcgcatatttatatatttatatattatatatttatatattatatatttatatattatatatttatatattatatattatatattatatatatatatatgtcgtacctagtagccagaacgcacttctcggcctactatgcaaggcccgatttgcctaataagccaagttttcctgaattaatatattttctctaattttttacttatgaaatgataaagctacccatttcattatgtatgaggtcaatttttttttattggaggaaaaagtaacttagatatatgaccgaacctaaccaaccctacctaatctaacctaacctatctttataggttaggttaggtagccggaaaagttaggttaggtagtcggaaaaacaattaattcatgaaaacttggcttattaggcaaattgggccttgcatagtaggctgagaagtgcattctggctactaggtacgacatattatatataataatatatatatatatatatatatatatatatatataattacacatacatatatatacattatatataatctgATTTAATTTTTATTTCAGACAAAACTCAGACTAATTTTTCTGATTTAAGagcaaaaatattatattttaagtTTTTTATAATCACAATTGCAACAAACAAATCTATATTGTCTTTCATTTTACGACTTATAAATAACATTTACGAAGCACCAGCTGTGCAGTTTAGTGAGTCACATGTTTAATGTCTGTCAAAGTGGAATGATTGCAACGTCATAATTTAACTTATCTATCAGACTTGCAGCGACGATCAATGTTTTATACTCTTGCAGTATTGTGGATGGGACGGCTATCCTTGTCATGACGCTGGCTGGCTTCCTCTGGGGATTCTACGCCTAGAGGCAGCGCGCTGTGGAATTCTACGCCTAGACGCAGTGCATCAGTCACTCACGTACCTCATACACCCTAAAGATGAGGAAATGAGTAAATTAGCTCTACTGCGTcctaactacctacaaaatatgTAATGATTAAAATGCATTCTGACTGTTAGTGAAATTCAACGCATTTTAACAATCATTTCATTATAGGACGACACAACATACATTATAGTGAGGAGTACGACATTATATGTAAAGAATGTGTCATGAATATGACGAGTTGTGTATTCTACAAGATATATACAATGAACGAGTATACCTCTTGTCTTTGTGTATGCTCACCAAGTCCTGGATTATATTCAGGACGAAAATATACTTGCTTGTTGGTCAATAGGCTTTTGTTGGTGGCTTTAGCCTCCAGAGCTTGAATGAAATTTAGGGCCAAATCAACCGCTTATGTATAAGCCTACTTTGACTTACTAACCCTACTACGGTTGCTATAGGCCTTACAAACACATCAAGCCATGCATGATGTGCAACAGCCCATGGCAACATGACATAATGTGTATGTTATATGCATTTCAGCATCCTGGATGGGTTGTGACTAACACAGCAGTATGATAACTCATTTAGAATAAGTTATGATACCGAACAATTATCTATGTGTATGTACGAACAATTATCAAATGTGTATGCGATGTGTCGTTGTATGTCGGGATACATACCACTAACAGGTCTTGGTAGGCTGTAAAAGGGTGATGCATAAAGGTAAAAAACTTGATTCATAAAATTCGAATGCCATAACGTGTTCAATTGTTTTTAAAAGGTAGACAGTGCACATTTTAAATGTCGGTATATAACAGGATCAAGGGGATATAGATATACAGAAATGTGTATTTCCCATTTCTCGGTGCATATACACTGAGGGTTCACTTTAACTCTGAACTTTGTTCAGGACACAATACCAACCAATTATCTTCCTATTTGGATAGTACCTATTGGgacgatcgtcaatagtcacgaattcgtacgtacttagcttAGTAAGGTATGCTTTTAAAATAAATAAAGTTAAAAAGCAAACtttaatattcctaggcctattataACATCTCAGACCTATTATTATTAGGCCTATTAGTGTATTAGGCCTACGATAGCTTAGTTTAGTTTCCCAAAGcaacacaaataaaaaaatagttttcAGATTTGTCCaattcaatagttcagatttctaatttcgttgtaggtCGGTAAATATACtacggtcctcatcgttactataagtgctaccaaaacaggaggatatgCTGGTTATAGATCAGTAAGTGGTTGTAATAACCGTCCACGAGGTGACCACCTCGTCTGGTGGTAGACATAAATGTCTAAGGAACGGATCCTTTCATGTAAAGATATAAATGCCCCAGTCAGGGGTTGTTATACATGGTGAACAAGTGACATAAGGTTTATGAATATATGTCCTATGTTTTGAAAGCGGCAGCAATGAAGGGGCGCCTGGTTCGTTTGAGCATGTGCGCCTGGTTCGTTTGCGCATGTGCGCCTGGTTCGTTTGCGCATGTGCGGGTTTGAATATATCTGCGTTAGGGAGGAGATTCTTTGAAAATATGGAAGGTCTTTACCTATATTCGTAAATTATCTGTGAGAATAACATTTAATGTTtgaaaactatattaattcatttGTTCACTACATATAACACCCTGCTTGGGGTTATATGTTTTTTTCCACAAAGTAAGTCGGCTTTAAGTCCAATATCTTTGTGTGAAGTCGTTGAACTGTCCATTGATTGTTTTAGTATTTAGTTGGTCATATTTGTATCTcatgttttgtatataaatattttgaatatatagattcctgtatataaatataatttatatggACAATGTTTTTAGCATTATGTTACACTTAAGTGACTAagataataaattaaaaaaaacaatTTATTGAGAACTGAATCATGCCAATATTTCACTGTGCAGTGTATTTAGGATTACCGTATATTATACCtcattagatatatatatgtttttccaCAATATAAACATGAAACATTCTCAATATAGAAACATTTCCGGGCTTTTAATTAGTGTGAATTTATATTTTAGGGAAAAGTTCATTTTAATTGATGTCTATGTTATCGTCTTTGATATAAGAATGATCACAATTTTTCCTGCTAATGATCAATATTCCTTAACTGAAGAACAGTCTGCTCCCAACCaagtggtcccggattcgattcccgggtaGGGCAGCACATTTGAACACGTCGCTTTACATCTAATTCCTctctttacctagcagtaaataggtataccttggagttaggcaactgttgtggggttgcatcctgggttaGCAGCCGGTTGGCCTAAATGGGCCTCGATAATTCTAGCTGGCGTCTTGTCTCTGACAATGGGAAACCATTTTTTCATGTGCTTGCGTGGGCATATAATACATTCCAAGAATTCTGATTTAATTCttggctagtttactgtgcacctcaTGCATGCTCTtcgtgtgagcggtagtttattgtgcaccacgAACTCTTAGGGAACCTACCTGCTAGCCTAGGTATATACCACCTTCAGGAACCTACCTGCTAGCCTAGGTATATACCACCTTCAGGAACCTACCTGCTAGCCTAGGTATATACCACCTTCAGGAACCTACCTGCTAGCCTAGGTATATACCACCTTCAGAAGATCATATACTAGCCAAAGAACACACACCGAAGCGCACTATGTTCCAATGTTTTTAAACATCTTTATTCTTAAACATGTTCGGAATTGAAGTTCAATTGAAGGAAACGAACAAAATACTGCGAGCTTAATATTTTATAGAAATCCGTTCTTGCCAGTAATTGCCTTTGGCAGCGCGTCATCATCATCAcaggctcgttaatccagccgccaaacccccgtttatgaatgaaaaacggtttacacacaaccctTCCTCCGAACAGACGGTTGgttttaatactaaatataataagtacatttcTGCATAGTTCATGAACAATtgcgctgttacatttacctccctatatattttcattttgttacTACACTTAAAATTTTTAGGTTGAAGTTTTCATGTTCAAATCTATATACTCAAGTTTTAaacaaagaatttttttttttagttttattaaacaatagagattttatacaaaatttgaaaatatctttagttgctttataatttattgaaagactttagttatgttttataaaattgtaatatcaatatagttaTAGGTTAAgttctaattgtaattaagaagcaataaatgctatttacatgcttgtcctcctacactcccaaggTTAGGTCGTTATTTCTatacagtttttcaggtaaactttaatattcacaatatttttgtccgatgctggcgattaagtgtatttatgtactatgccgattgtcagaattgtacttattacatttagtattaaaacgtactgtctagtcGGAGGATGGGCTGTTTCA includes:
- the LOC123775200 gene encoding sodium/glucose cotransporter 4, with product MHWIPVGASLFASNIGSGHFIGLSGSGAASGIGIGAFELNAIFVLMLLGWVFVPVYMSSGVYTMPEYLRERFGGQRIRVYLSCLALLLSIFTKISADLYAGALFIQQTLNKQGTEWMYISILILLAIASIFTITGGLSAVIWTDFVQTILMVVGACILMGMSFSAVGGYEALTEDYFYAVPNITRYSFFDNTTNCGEPPAYAMHFFRSAKPGESDLPWPGMIFGITISGIWYWCTDQVIVQRTLSSKNMTHAKAGCILAAVLKFLPLFILVFPGMASRILYTDKVACVDPHECEKYCGSSTGCTNIAYVQLVLNLLPTGLSGLMLAVMMAALMSSLTSIFNSSSTIFTIDIWTRIHRKATDVELLIVGRVFVLVMVVVSVIWIPVIQNSANSQLFVYIQSISSFLSPPICAIYLLAIFWERTNEPGAFWGLFVGLVIGLIRFVLEYAFVVPGCGDENKDHRPEWIKIIVGNVHYLHFGCILFVIVMMVTVAVSYLTEPIPKKCLHRLTFSSRHSQEVRVSIREWRNEKNFIGDKIELQPRADENIIHTARSQATGDLPSWRRCINCVCGVETQNIGTPQDPPADEDTPEEKARKAAEFLEENRPWTNIVDGTAILVMTLAGFLWGFYA